The Aspergillus luchuensis IFO 4308 DNA, chromosome 7, nearly complete sequence genome has a segment encoding these proteins:
- the UTP6 gene encoding snoRNA-binding rRNA-processing protein UTP6 (COG:A;~EggNog:ENOG410PJM9;~InterPro:IPR013949,IPR003107,IPR011990;~PFAM:PF08640;~go_function: GO:0005515 - protein binding [Evidence IEA];~go_function: GO:0030515 - snoRNA binding [Evidence IEA];~go_process: GO:0000462 - maturation of SSU-rRNA from tricistronic rRNA transcript (SSU-rRNA, 5.8S rRNA, LSU-rRNA) [Evidence IEA];~go_process: GO:0006396 - RNA processing [Evidence IEA]), with the protein MSAATDKARFFLEKSVPELKEFERKKIFSKDEITAIIKKRSDFEHKLNARGALPVDFVRYAQYEMNLDTLRRKRVKRLGIRSAGYTGQRRIFFILDRATRKFHGDVGLWVQYLEYAKQQKAYKKVSSILTDALRLHPANVDLWLYAAQYAVDEHADMTQSRGYMQRGLRFCKSSKKLWLHYAKLELIYIAKLVARQRILGLDKPIEAPKPAEEDDMDADMIAMPKITGEDINPGAGEDGGVDQVALDNLANTPALTGAIPLAIFDTAMKNFENDDRFGHEFYDMAVEFDDLPCLHKILGHVVDVMQQSKPNSPHTQICYIKFPTAGLQVTSPEFPRAFSASFARIKEYRNNPNVAKEIISWLQPLEKTEGVDASLQKAISATIRNAERIVQEA; encoded by the exons ATGTCAGCTGCTACCGACAAGGCCCGCTTCTTTTTGGAGAAGTCGGTCCCTGAGCTCAAGGAGTTTGAGCGGAAGAAAATCTTCTCTAAG GATGAAAtcacagccatcatcaagaAACGGTCCGACTTTGAGCACAAACTGAATGCACGTGGCGCCCTGCCCGTTGACTTCGTCCGATATGCGCAATACGAGATGAACCTAGACACCCTGCGCCGGAAGAGGGTGAAGCGATTGGGAATCAGGTCGGCGGGATACACTGGGCAGAGGCGCATCTTTTTCATCCTTGACCGCGCGACTCGCAAGTTTCATGGGGATGTGGGCTTGTGGGTGCAGTACCTCGAATATGCAAAACAACAAAAGGCCTACAAAAAGGTCTCGAGCATCCTTACAGACGCCTTGCGGTTACATCCCGCCAACGTCGATTTGTGGCTATACGCCGCGCAATACGCTGTGGATGAGCATGCGGATATGACACAATCTAGAGGTTACATGCAGCGCGGATTGCGCTTTTGCAAAAGttcgaagaagctgtggCTCCACTATGCCAAACTGGAATTGATATATATCGCCAAATTGGTTGCTCGACAGCGAATCTTGGGTCTCGATAAGCCGATTGAAGCCCCGAAGccagcggaggaggatgatatggATGCCGACATGATCGCTATGCCCAAGATTACTGGAGAAGATATCAACCCCGGTgctggagaggatggcgGTGTGGATCAAGTCGCTTTGGACAACCTTGCCAACACCCCTGCCCTGACTGGTGCCATCCCTCTCGCCATTTTCGATACGGCCATGAAGAACTTCGAAAACGACGACCGTTTCGGTCATGAATTCTACGATATGGCAGTCGAGTTCGACGACCTGCCCTGTCTGCACAAGATCCTCGGCCATGTGGTCGACGTGATGCAGCAGAGCAAGCCCAACAGCCCTCATACGCAAATCTGCTACATCAAATTCCCCACCGCCGGACTCCAGGTCACTTCGCCCGAATTCCCACGTGCGTTTAGCGCATCATTTGCCCGTATCAAGGAGTACCGGAATAACCCCAACGTCGCCAAGGAGATCATCAGCTGGCTACAGCCCCTTGAGAAGACAGAAGGCGTGGATGCGTCTCTCCAAAAGGCGATTTCTGCGACTATCCGTAACGCGGAACGCATTGTACAGGAAGCATAG
- a CDS encoding putative integral plasma membrane protein (BUSCO:EOG092605KN;~COG:T;~EggNog:ENOG410PG2W;~InterPro:IPR027317,IPR019402,IPR036691;~PFAM:PF10277;~TransMembrane:18 (o37-58i70-87o99-119i131-148o168-191i238-259o265-283i295-311o317-337i349-370o382-398i419-436o456-478i485-504o510-529i541-560o572-590i611-631o)): MSLHFHKIVQNEHYGYPDEWFPSVSATIGDRYPERSFFQVFIAITSGPRFALVFLWYLLTARPNSALPKLVAGVGLFRTFTCGGWTYVTSTDDHDWHDIFMISYLVATLPWTLGCLALSPNNRRAVKYRKILASLFFGTLVPLIYYFIQHKVHKVPGAYTRYAFFEWSLILFDVGFDAVTALDFDAFEIVVRDVKGVSRGQLKTTADSVLEKEKGKPVGNTFGEGFFWSEIIDAAADVYNGFVFWTLCTALPVLVWYFPLWHMGISGYEAAIVCYLSPLLLGIPAIKSAAIKNPRLFHLLSLSGLLAYKVQDPANRLFVMGFAVVCSCVTWAASLYAERANNVRLESRILSWSIGLILSSVAKFACATNNPLWPIMHAQNGGWNKIGLLAVLAVLRSYRRPATSGGDYLPSSGKKGSPFLAGLGVGGLMFAMHYLLSDSSTMMSWVWEGYPVRGPIAAPHGAVTIFTMGAGLVYGLFYPSVAGSWTAFGLGSLGATFLTCYSHWTGYYGGLVLTFYLLAVTPVLLSSAVRHSPASTFGVGCVLYIFLILFHVWVVAYAFVPGGYLVREHTDWVVITIMLSIGAGVFSAGVSNASSPKIKAVSPNSRRQRSYFIYVLALLQLLSVSIAYLRFPTNDYTPYHKDDKVATMGIWTIHFGLDNDMWASERRMRDVIQELELDVIGLLESDNQRIIMGNRDVTQFLADDLGMYADFGPGPNKHTWGSALLSKFPIVNSTHHLLPSPVGELAPAIHATLDMYGELVDVVVFHSGQEEDPEDRRLQTEYLSNLMGSSSRPMVLLSYLVTKPLEGNYNTYVSDISGMKDIDPTDWDRWCEYILYKRLKRTGYARVSRDSITDTEIQVGKFVIGEPEPENEMRIPEEMVPEGRRFPALFRGQGVRGHRYHVFDEPRYWQ, from the exons ATGTCCTTGCATTTCCACAAGATCGTCCAGAACGAACACTACGGCTACCCTGATGAATGGTTCCCTTCCGTGTCGGCCACCATCGGTGATCGCTATCCTGAacgctctttcttccaagtCTTCATTGCCATCACTTCCGGTCCTCGTTTTGCCCTCGTCTTCCTTTGGTACCTCCTGACTGCCCGCCCTAACTCCGCCCTGCCAAAGCTGGTCGCTGGTGTGGGCTTGTTCCGGACATTCACGTGCGGAGGCTGGACTTACGTTACCTCGACTGATGATCACGACTGGCACGATATTTTCATGATCTCGTACCTGGTGGCAACTTTGCCCTGGACTCTCGGTTGCCTCGCCCTCAGCCCGAACAACCGCCGCGCTGTCAAGTACCGCAAGATTTTGGCCAGCCTGTTCTTTGGCACTCTGGTGCCACTGATCTACTACTTCATCCAACACAAAGTGCACAAGGTTCCTGGGG CCTACACGAGATACGCCTTCTTCGAGTGGTCGCTTATTTTGTTTGATGTCGGATTCGATGCCGTCACAGCTCTTGACTTTGACGCATTCGAGATTGTTGTGAGGGATGTCAAGGGGGTTAGCAGAGG GCAGTTGAAGACCACTGCGGACTCTGTCCTTGAAAAAGA GAAGGGCAAGCCTGTCGGAAATACGTTTGGCGAGGGCTTTTTCTGGTCTGAAATCATCGACGCTGCTGCAGACGTCTACAATGGG TTCGTCTTCTGGACCCTCTGCACTGCCCTTCCCGTTCTCGTCTGGT ACTTCCCCCTTTGGCACATGGGTATTTCCGGATATGAGGCAGCCATTGTCTGCTACCTTTCGCCTTTGCTCCTCGGCATCCCGGCCATAAAATCTGCGGCAATCAAGAACCCTCGCCTTTTCCACCTGCTCTCGCTGTCCGGACTCCTGGCATATAAGGTGCAAGACCCTGCCAACCGCCTCTTCGTTATGGGCTTCGCCGTCGTCTGCAGCTGTGTTACCTGGGCCGCTAGCTTGTATGCGGAAAGGGCGAACAACGTCAGATTGGAGTCCCGTATCCTTTCATGGAGCATCGGTTTGATTCTGTCTAGCGTCGCCAAGTTCGCATGCGCTACCAACAACCCTCTGTGGCCAATCATGCACGCTCAGAACGGTGGATGGAACAAGATTGGACTTCTCGCCGTCCTGGCTGTCCTTCGATCCTACCGTAGACCTGCCACGAGCGGAGGAGATTATCTACCGTCGAGTGGAAAGAAGGGCTCTCCGTTCTTGGCCGGTCTAGGTGTTGGTGGTTTGATGTTCGCCATGCACTACCTTCTTTCAGACTCTAGTACGATGATGTCTTGGGTCTGGGAGGGTTATCCGGTGCGGGGCCCCATCGCGGCTCCCCACGGTGCCGTCACCATCTTTACCATGGGTGCTGGTCTCGTCTACGGCCTCTTTTATCCTTCTGTGGCCGGTAGTTGGACAGCGTTCGGACTTGGCTCTCTGGGTGCCACATTCCTTACCTGCTACAGTCACTGGACCGGATACTATGGCGGTCTCGTTCTCACGTTCTACCTCCTGGCCGTGACTCCCGTTCTCCTTTCCTCGGCCGTTAGACATTCTCCTGCATCTACGTTCGGTGTGGGCTGCGTCTTGTACATTTTCTTGATTCTGTTCCACGTTTGGGTCGTTGCTTACGCCTTTGTTCCTGGCGGATACCTCGTCAGAGAGCACACGGATTGGGTCGTGATCACCATCATGTTGTCCATTGGCGCTGGTGTCTTCTCGGCGGGTGTGTCGAATGCTTCCAGCCCGAAAATCAAGGCCGTTAGCCCCAACAGCAGAAGACAGCGTTCATACTTTATCTACGTTCTCGCGCTCCTGCAACTGCTCTCCGTCTCCATCGCATACCTCCGCTTCCCCACTAATGACTACACCCCTTATCACAAGGACGACAAAGTTGCCACCATGGGCATCTGGACGATCCACTTCGGCCTCGATAACGATATGTGGGCATCTGAGCGGCGCATGCGCGATGTAATCCAGGAGCTTGAGCTTGATGTGATCGGCTTGCTCGAGTCAGACAACCAACGCATCATCATGGGCAACCGTGATGTTACGCAATTCTTGGCGGACGACCTGGGAATGTACGCGGACTTTGGACCGGGTCCCAACAAGCACACCTGGGGATCTGCCTTGCTCTCCAAATTCCCCATTGTCAACTCAACCCATCACCTACTCCCTTCACCTGTTGGTGAGCTTGCCCCGGCCATCCACGCCACTTTGGACATGTATGGTgagcttgttgatgttgtggtCTTCCATTCGGGTCAGGAGGAGGATCCGGAAGACCGTCGTCTGCAAACGGAGTACTTGTCCAACCTGATGGGTTCGTCGTCTCGTCCGATGGTGTTGCTGAGCTACTTGGTCACCAAACCGCTCGAGGGCAACTACAACACTTATGTCAGTGATATCAGTGGTATGAAGGACATTGATCCCACGGACTGGGACCGTTGGTGCGAGTACATCTTGTACAAGAGGTTGAAGAGAACAGGCTACGCAAGAGTTAGCCGTGACTCGATCACCGACACTGAGATCCAG GTCGGTAAATTTGTGATTGgcgagccggagccggaaaATGAAATGCGTATCCCCGAGGAAATGGTCCCTGAAGGCCGTCGATTCCCTGCGTTGTTCCGCGGCCAGGGAGTTCGTGGTCATCGGTACCATGTCTTTGACGAGCCCCGATACTGGCAATGA